TGCTGGTCACTGCGGCAGATCATGAGACTCAGCAACAGCTGGTCATTTGTCTCAACCGAGATGACGGCACGGAAGTCTGGCGGGAAGTCATTCACCAGGGAGGATTTCCTGATCACGGCAACGAAAAATCATCTCTGGCCTCAACAACTCCGGCGTGTGACGGAACTCGGGTGTTCGTTAATTTTTATAACGACGGCAGTGTCTTAACCACGGCACTCAAACTGGATTCAGGACAGCGATTGTGGCAGCAGAAAATTACCGACTATGTCATCCACCAGGGATATGCGAGCTCACCGGCACTTTACGACAATCTTGTCATTGTGTCAGCGGATAACAAAGGAGGAGGAGCCGTGTCCGCTCTGAATTCAGAGACGGGCAAGATCGTCTGGACGCGGAAGAGACCCGTGAAACCCAATTATCCCTCCCCCATTATTCTGCATGTCGCCAATCGTGATCAGTTATTGCTCACCGGCTGTGACCTGGTCACGAGTCTGAACCCCGCGACCGGAAAAGTCCTGTGGGAAATCACCGGCGCGACCACCGAATGTGTGACATCAGTCGTTACTGACGGCAAGCGGGTCTTCACCAGTGGAGGATACCCGGACAACCATATTGCAGCCGTTGACGCGGCGGGGGCCGGAAACGAAGTGTGGCGGATTCCGGTTCGTACCTACGTTCCCTCAATGCTGATTCATAACGGAGTCCTGCACGCCGTTATGGACGCCGGAATCGCAACCTGCCGGATCGCGGAGACCGGTGAAGAACTCTGGAAAGCGCGACTGGGAGGCACGTTCAGCAGCTCTCCTGTTTTGGTCGGCGACAGAATCTACGTGACCAACGAATCCGGACTGACCTTTGTCTATTCCACTTCAACCAACGGCTTTGAGTTGCTGGCAAAGAATCAGCTGGGTGACGATGTGTTTGCTACGCCCGTGATCTGCGACAGCCGCATCTATGCGCGTATTGCCACACATATCGATGGTAAACGCCAGGAGTTCGTGTACTGCATTGCCGAATCCGGCAGGTAGACACTTCAACAGTCACTTTGATATCAGGTAATCGGAATGCAGCAGACCTTATCTTCCATCAGTCGGCGCGATTTCAGTTTAGCCGTTGCCGGCAGCATCATCGCCACGAATGTCTCTGATGCCGCATTGCAGCCTGACAAATCAACATTCAGACTTCGTTATATGCTTGGCTCCTGCATGTACGGATACACCGCCCTGCAGGAAATTGCACCCGAAGTCAGGAAGATCGGGGCACAGGCGATTGACATCTGGCCCCGTGTTCATGGAAATCAGCGTGAGCAGCTGGACGAAATGGGAGAAGAAGCGTTTGCC
This Fuerstiella sp. DNA region includes the following protein-coding sequences:
- a CDS encoding PQQ-binding-like beta-propeller repeat protein; the encoded protein is MSHWSSVCANVITLIAACGSSLSATEISARDWPWWRGPERNGAAHPDQNPPLRWNDADNIAWQTPVPGRGHGSPIVLGDRVLVTAADHETQQQLVICLNRDDGTEVWREVIHQGGFPDHGNEKSSLASTTPACDGTRVFVNFYNDGSVLTTALKLDSGQRLWQQKITDYVIHQGYASSPALYDNLVIVSADNKGGGAVSALNSETGKIVWTRKRPVKPNYPSPIILHVANRDQLLLTGCDLVTSLNPATGKVLWEITGATTECVTSVVTDGKRVFTSGGYPDNHIAAVDAAGAGNEVWRIPVRTYVPSMLIHNGVLHAVMDAGIATCRIAETGEELWKARLGGTFSSSPVLVGDRIYVTNESGLTFVYSTSTNGFELLAKNQLGDDVFATPVICDSRIYARIATHIDGKRQEFVYCIAESGR